The stretch of DNA AGTGttcggacggctcgaatctaggtaaaataacttaatattataaaaaatgcataggaaatgattttgaaaaataaagctttgatcttaactaaaactaaaaaataaactCAAAAAGTCAATCTCGGGCCCTCaccccggaacccgacaaaactcacaaattttgtaCACCCACTCCGATACGAGTCGACCCATACCTATtacatccaattccgacctcaaatagaccttcaaatcatcaatttatattttagaaaagtttttacttAAATCCCAATTTTTTCAAATTGATTCATCAAAGAATCGCTAGATTCAAGggtggaatcatgaaatataaacaaatttGAGTCAAAAAttcttaccccaatccaaatcgtgaaaatcccctcaaaTATTacccaaaatcgagctctctaactcaaaatgtgataaaataacaaaaagtgTCGATATAGAGTATTAAATAGGTCTGCTCAGGTGTGCACATCGCAATCGCGGAACAACACTCGTAATCGTGAAGAATAAACTCACACAAATTTTACCTCCTTCTTCGTGAACATGAAACACCAGTCGTGAATGCGATGACCAATTTTGCAATAACTTCGCGAACTCGATGCATCACTCACGAAAGCGGAGGACAAATACCTGATGCCCTCTTCTAGCCttcccttctatgcgatcgcgacatccagctcgcgatcgtgaaggcaaCTTCTGAAGCTTCACGAACGTGGgctccctttcgcgaacgcgaagtacaaAATCGATTTCCACGAAATTACCCTACGCGAACATGACTCCTTAGTCGCTATCGCGATGAAGACCACAACTTGGCAATATTCTCAGCATTTAAAACATTGTCATTGCCTGCTCGGAGTATGAGTGACATGAGCCTAAGCTCCCCTTCCAGCTTCACATGTTGTTGGGGACACTGGAAAACTTACAATCTTTACCATAACCTCCTAGAATACCGGTGCAACAAAAACATCCTCTAGATTCTGATAGAGTACTGGAGCCTCAACCTAATCAACCATAATTTGATCCTCCACCTAATCAGCAGGTGACTCAATTGAAACTACCCTGGTGTGTCCGCGAACTCTAGTGGGTGCTCCACCTCTAGTTGCGACTGTACGACCCCTGGCGGGAGTCTTGGCCCTGCCCCATGCCCTACCCCTCCCAGctacaactggtggtactacctCTCGCTCACTTGTTGCTATTGAAgcatgtgttctcaccatctgtgagagagtataagattaagattttaaCGTAGACAATAATGAATGCATGATAGtgaatcaagaaagggaaagtTCATAAAGTCCTATTGTCTCTCATAGATAGATACTTACATATGTGTatcgatctacaagactctactaggcctactcgtgacttgtgagactGTTAGAACCTAGGGCTTTGATACTAACTTGTGATGAACCAAAATCCCTCCAAAGGTCATGATGGCTCCTAACTGCTTTCTAGGTAAGCCAAcactcaacaacaacaatggtaGAAGCTAATTATTAAGTCATTAACATACGCATGATATAAATAATAACATGGAATAAGTCTCAAATCAATATTATAAATACATAAGTCTAAGACATGATCTAAGCACGACCATAAGTTTCTGACAAACTCCCAGAACTATGTGTCACATCGTCACGAACATCTAACAAGAATAGATATTCTCAAAGACATAATAACATTTGTTcgaaaagaaaataaatagacaTAGATAGATAAATAGGGAAGGCGGACTCCATATGCTACAGATCAGATCAAGTAAAGAAGCTCATCACCATGTCTCCAAATATACTCCTATTGGGTTGGATTGATaccactagtacctgcctcagaacctggacaacaatgtgcagaagtgtagtatgattacaaaaTCActttactcaataagtatcaaatCTAGCCTCGAATGTAGTGGTGACaagttgacatcgacacttattaaCAGTTCAATAATCATTTGAAAGCATAAATAAGATACGAAGTAAAGCATGGTATCATTAAATAGGTGCAAAAGCTAGAGACACTGTACATAtggaatttaggcatgctttgcaGATAAAAGAGATAGAAACAAAtgtcaaataaaagtcaccacaCGAGTCTAAGATATATAAATATGCATGCTCAGGATCCCGTCTCAATACATCACAACAAAAATCCATATGCCTAACACATGCTACGTGTCCAAACCAAGCACCAATTCTGAGTGCCTACACGCATGAGACCCAAAGTAACATAGAAAATCACCTGACTCTGGAGTAATGGATCCACATCCAAGTGTTGAATATTTTACAATCAATGATCAATAACCAATAATCAATATCTGCTTATAGTGTCCTTAGTGCCAAAATCCTCTACTTCTATAATAACTCTCTATTTCATGCATATGTGTATGGAATAATACAATTAAGAGGCCCTAGAACATAACAATAGAGATGCATATAAAAGCTCACATGGCTAAAAGATGGCTCTAACTATTCATGTAATTCAATTTATCACAACAGTTCAATAAGAAATTTTAACATTCAAAAGTCTAATCTTAACATTTAACATGAGTAAATTAAGTCATGTAACCACCAAATCACGAGTCAAATAAGCAAGTGAATGACTACGGCTTAATAAGAAAGCTCGGCATGATAAAATAATTCTTTTTGCCAAGCACTTACGCCTTTTCTTGTATGAAAATCTCCTTGAAAATCACCCCCAAATAGtgtagggttcaaaatatgatagaATAAACAAAAACCCCGAAATTACCACTTAAATACACTACCTATGGGTCCTCTACATGCTCGCATCTGAGCCCTCGCGATCATAGAGCACAGCTGACAGTGCCTCAATGCGATCACAACTCAACCTTTGCGAATGCAAATAACATCCATGCGACCCCCTGCTAACTCTATGAAAATGCAAAAACACCCACGCAGACGCAATGCTTAAATGCTTGATGGCCTATGCAACCCTGACACCTCTACTCACAAGTGCGGATGCCCAGGGTACCCAACACTCTGCGATCATGAACATGCCCCTACAAATGCAATCAACAAGCTAGTAAACTTCCCTTTTCAGCGATCATGATCCCCTTCTCTACATTCACGAAGCATAGCCCTGCAATAGAAAATCAACAACTACAAAACACATGTAAATAGCCTAACTAtccagaaactcacccgagccccccaaGACCCTGTTCAATTGTTCCAAAAAGTGCTTATAATTCTTATTAGCTTATACTAAGTCTCGAAACAtcaaaaacaataacaaaataatgaaTCGAAGATCAAATCCATCATTTAACTTTTAAACATACCAATTTCGTCGAATGTGTCTGAATTATACTTAGACATTCTGGATAATAACTAAACATTTTACACAAGTTCATATAAAAAATTAGGACCTATCCAAGCTCTCAAAACCACAATCAAATCTCATTAGCCTAGAACtcaactaccggtcaaacttaagaaatctccaatccttcaaattgtcaactttcgataaatagagtcaaaatcttccaagaatttcaaaaaccaaatcctaaaatatatccatgtacaaaatcaccatacgcatctattggaaccatcaaataaTCAATCCGAgtttactcaaaagccaaaccgtGGTGTAATGACCCCGctagtcattttgtgtatttgagcatCAATTCGCCATTTGATAATTCTTGTGGGCTTGATTGTTGTTTTATTActcgtggggatggttggtttggttctagaaagattttggagtgaattggaacatttaGCTCCTTtgttaaaagcttaagttgaccagagtttgacttttatgtaaataatctcggattcatgttttgatggttctaatagattcatatggtgattttgaagtTAGGCATATGCACAGATTTTTACTTTGAGGTTTCTAGGACTATTTAACTATATTTGTCGAGAGTTGGCAATTTGAATGTTTagaaattttataagtttgaccatgaGTTGACTTCAAGGATGTCGTGATCGGATTGTTTATTCAGGATGTGGAATAAGTCAGTTTAGTCATTTGttagttatatgcaaagtttggtttcattcttAGTTTTTTTGGTTTGAATCGGACGTTTGATTGTGAATATTTTGAAGTTCATGAATTTGGAGGCTTGCATGATGTGTCTTGGTGCTTGATTATTAGTATTGGaaattattttgatgttttggcCTTGTGAATGAGTTCATAGGAGGTTTATATACTTGTCTGGATATTGGTGTGGGGTCCAGGGGGTCGGGTGAGTGTCGGATTCGTTTTGGGGAAGGTTCAATTTTGCTGGTGCTgcagacctcgcaattgcaaagctttgttcgcaattgcgaaggtctaCAATTTAGGACATTGGATCGCATTTGCAATAATGGGCTGTGAAGGCCATCACTTGGGAAGCTGGTGTCAAAATTGCGGCATCCACATAAGCGAAGTGTGTATCACTTTTGCGAcacttggtcgcatttgcaactCACCAGGGAACATTTGCGTGAACCAAAGCTGAGGGAGCCAGTTTTTGTTTGAAAGCCATTTCTCACAATTGCGACTTCTGGAGATGATTAATAGGAAGGAATTTCGGGATTTCAGCCCATTCTCTCATATTTCGAACCCTGGGCTTGGAGAAGAGTGGTTTTTTAAAGGTTTTTTACACGAggctttgggtaagtgatttctagATATTTCTATCATTATTTCAAGATTCTAGATGTAGTAACATAGAATTTTGAGGGAACATTttgcaaattggggatttgagagtcgatttggactcgatttcGGAATCTAAATCACATATTTGAACTCGTGAGGTTGTGGGTAGTCGGGATCTGCCCTTTGACTAAGGTTTTGATAGTGTGAGCATGGGATtgatttttatttactttttggGTATTGAaaaaagatcgaagctttattatttggaatcgaTTCATATGGCTGTGTTTGacgttattaagttattttttgctagatttggcctgttcggaggccgatttgagaggcaggAGATTTTTACAGTATTAATTCTCACGCTTTGAGGTAACTATCTTACCCAATCTTGGTTTGAGCATAATTTCCTAATTGGCTATGATATTTATTATATAATGGGTGTGatgcacgtatgaggtgatgagCGCATATGCGGATATTGTGATTATTCATGAATCGGGTAGACTTTAGGCTATTATGTGTTGTGTTTTTCTACCATGCATATTTGTTATTATGTTTTCTCCAGTTGTATAAAGAGatgagctattattcatgctaggAAATATGTCTAGGCTATTTGCTTACCTATTTGAGACATGAAAGACCTATTGTTATGCCGTTGGCTGGGAAAAAGGAGTATTGGACCTTTTCGAGCTCGTAACTACCTTCAacccgaggttaggcttgttacttattaagtataaggggtcgattgtactcatactttACTCTACActttatgtgtagatccaggtgttgaTAGTAGAACTGATTGTTAGAGAGAGTTGCATTTGCACCTGTTGGAGATTTCAAGGTTGCACTGTTGTCCCATCCGCACGCCTTGAAGTCCCTTTTCTCATTTCATATTATTACTATTTAGTTGTTCAGACATTATTGTACTTGTTCATATCTTGTAATGATTATTCTATAGAGCTCATGTACTTGATGACATTTCAGTTGTATTGTTGCTATTGACTTTAGTTATTTATGGTATTCTGCTGTTTAAACTATCTAATACTGTTATTTAAGTTTATTTCTGCTTATTGGTTGTCGTCTTCCCTAGCAAGTgttgttaggcgtcatcacgactctggtgggattttgggtcatgacaagtggtatcagagtactagatttcttaggtctcacaagtcatgagaatGTCTAGTAGAGacttgcgaatcggtacagagacgtctgtacttatcttcgagaggctatagggctatTAGGAAAACTTCTATTTCATTCATTCTCTACCGTGCAGATTTATTTATCCCTATGTCTgaatctattctctcacaaatggtgaggatgCGTTAATTTGGTTCTACCGAGCAGGAGCCGACACCCTAGGCCAGGGCCGTGAGCGGATGGGGCTGAGGCAAAGGTAGGTGTGGAGTAAGTGTTGCAGCTAGAGCTCCTGCTTATGCAGCTGCTATGGAGACACCAATATCTCATGTTGAGGATCAAGTTCATGGTTATGTGGAGCCGGTAGGACCAGCTCAGGCTCCCTAGGGATTACTTGTTTCACCAGTTGTTTGGGATGCTTTGATTTGTATGGTGGGCTTGTTTGAGAGTTTGGCTCAGGCTGGGGCATTCTCTACTATACCAGCTACTTCCCAAGTGGGGGGCAGAGCACAAAATCCAGCTACTCATACCCTAGAGCAGGTGGTCCATAGTTATCAAACCCCCGCACTGTTACCACTTAGGGGAGTTTAACCTACTATTGTCGCACAACCTAAAAATAGGCATGCGATGTCAGTTGATGAGCTGAGGAGGCTAGATAATTTCATAAAGTTGCATCATCCTCACTTGAGCAGTACACCTTTAGAGGATGCCTAGGGATTCTTGGATCGTTGTCATGAGATTCTGCGCAATTTAGGGCTAGTCGAGTTCAATGGAGTTAATTTCATCTCGTTCAGATGCAGGGTCCATCCAAGAGGTGGTAGTAGGTTTATGAGTTAGGCAGGCTTGTAGGATCACCTCCTCTTAACTGGGCTCAGTTCTCCAGGGTctatttggagaagtttgtgcctcgtATTAGGAGGGAGGAGCTGAGGAGGCAGTTTGAGCACCTTGAGCAGGGTCAAATATCAGTAActgagtatgagatgaggtttacaGAGTTATCACGTCATGCTACTATTTTGATTCCCTTTGAggaggagagagtgaggagattcattgatggtttACACCCCAGTATTCGCAATGCGTCGTGTTGAGTGCATCAGTCGTAAGACTAGGTAGATGATGTAGGGTATGGACAAGAGGTCATAATATTCAGGTagcttcagtggtgcctcatctggaggccaaGGTCGATTTGGGAGAGGCCATTCTAGTAGGCTAGCTTATTATACACCATCACCTAGTCGAGGAGCTTATGTGAAATCCTCATTCAGTGCACTTCTAGTGTAGAGTTCTCATCGCACTCCATATGTTCAAGGTACATCGACACCAGGTTCTTCTGGTGGGTATTCTAGTTCACGGAGTCCGACTCGGGCCCTGTAATCATTTTTCGATTAGAGGTTGCTATGAGTACAAAGATATGGGGAACGTCAGGAAATACAAACTATGATTcctgcaccagttgctacaccaccagctcaaccagctcggggtggaggtcatcTAGGACATGGTCGTCCTTGAGGGGGAGCTTGGTCTAGTGGAGGTCCAGTGTTATGCATTCTCAGGGAGTACCGAGGTTATTGCTTCTAATGTactgattacaggtattgtttccgTGTGCCACAATGATGCTTTAGTATTGTTTAATcctagttctacttattcatattttcGTCATACTTCGCTTCTTGTCTAGATATGCCTCGTGGTTCTCTTGATACTCATGTGCATGTGTCTACATTTGTTGGTGACTCTATTGTGGTGAGTAATTTGTATCGGCCTTTTATGGTTACCAttggtggttatgagactagtgtTGGTGTAGTCCCATAGGGAGGAGCCCGAGTAGCATTTGCGGAACGTACTTcaaactttgagggagaagaagttgtatgctaagttctcaagtgtgagttctggtggcatttagtggcattcttgggccatgtgATGTCTAGTGAGAGGATCAGTGGACAACACgacgattgaggcagttcaaagttcGCCTAGAACTTCTACAGCCacagagatcaggagttttctgggatTGGCTGGTTAATATCGtcatttcgtggagggtttctcatcaaTTACTGGCCCATTGACTAAGTTGATTCGGAAGGgcactccattcaggtggtcggattagtgtcaggagagctttcagaaggtcAAGGCAGCTTTGAGTACGGCTCAAATTTTGGTTTTGCCTTCGGGATCAGAGTCGTATACGATTTATTATGCTGATTTGTGGTTTGgaattgggtgtgtgttgatgcaggatggtagggtgattacctatgtATCGAGCtagttgaagactcatgagaatAATTAtacagtacatgatttggagttgaacGTTATTGTGCGCGTCTCAAGATTTTTAGGCATTACTAATATGGTGTGTCTTATAAGGCGTatacggatcatcagagtcttcaaCATCTATTTAAATAAAAAGGCTCtaatttgaggcagtggagatGGTCGGAGTTGTTAAAAggttatgatatcactattctttatcatttGGGGGAAGACCAATGTGGTAGATGATGGGTTTAGTAGAAAGGCAGGGAGTATGGGGAGTTTAGCAtttattccagttggggagaggCCTTTGgcaatggatgttcaggctttggccaataggttggtgagattggatattttcgagcctaGCAGGGTTCTTTATTATGTTGAATCTCActcatccttgtttgagcgcattaaggctcgtcagtataacgatccctatttgcttgtccttaaggacacagtgcggcgACTTTGTGCTAAGGAGGTAActattgttgatgatggtgtattgAGGATTCAGGGTCGGATctatgttcctaatgtggatggtttgagggagttgattATTGAGGAGGTTCACAGTTCacagtattctattcacccagatgctacaaagatgtatcgtgatatgaagcagcattattggtggtgaaggatgaagaaagacattgtttgATATGTTTCTCGGTTTTTGAATTGTCAGccggtcaagtatgagcatcagaagcctggtggtttgcttcagaagcttGAGATACCATAGTGAAAGTGGGAGC from Nicotiana tomentosiformis chromosome 11, ASM39032v3, whole genome shotgun sequence encodes:
- the LOC138901438 gene encoding uncharacterized protein, with amino-acid sequence MGSLAFIPVGERPLAMDVQALANRLVRLDIFEPSRVLYYVESHSSLFERIKARQYNDPYLLVLKDTVRRLCAKEVTIVDDGVLRIQGRIYVPNVDGLRELIIEEVHSSQYSIHPDATKMYRDMKQHYWW